A genomic region of Caenorhabditis elegans chromosome V contains the following coding sequences:
- the F40A3.3 gene encoding Phosphatidylethanolamine-binding protein homolog F40A3.3 (Confirmed by transcript evidence), whose translation MVVLVTRSLLPALFFASRAPFAAATTSARFQRGLATMAAEAFTKHEVIPDVLASNPPSKVVSVKFNSGVEANLGNVLTPTQVKDTPEVKWDAEPGALYTLIKTDPDAPSRKEPTYREWHHWLVVNIPGNDIAKGDTLSEYIGAGPPPKTGLHRYVYLIYKQSGRIEDAEHGRLTNTSGDKRGGWKAADFVAKHKLGAPVFGNLFQAEYDDYVPILNKQLGA comes from the exons aTGGTCGTCCTGGTAACGAGATCTCTGCTCCCCGCCTTATTTTTTGCTTCTAGAGCTCCATTCGCTGCCGCAACTACTTCTGCTAGATTCCAAAG aGGTCTCGCTACAATGGCCGCCGAAGCATTCACCAAACACGAGGTCATTCCAGACGTTCTCGCTTCCAACCCACCATCCAAGGTTGTGTCTGTCAAGTTCAACTCTGGCGTCgag gcTAATCTTGGAAACGTTCTCACTCCAACCCAAGTAAAGGATACTCCAGAAGTAAAATGGGATGCTGAGCCAGGAGCACTCTACACTCTCATCAAGACGGATCCAGATGCTCCATCTCGCAAAGAGCCAACCTACCGAGAGTGGCATCACTGGCTCGTCGTCAACATTCCAGGAAACGACATTGCCAAAGGAGACACTCTTTCCGAGTACATCGGCGCCGGACCACCACCAAAAACTGGACTCCATCGTTACGTTTACCTGATCTACAAGCAATCTGGACGCATCGAAGATGCCGAGCACGGACGTCTAACCAACACTTCCGGAGACAAAAGAGGAGGATGGAAGGCTGCCGATTTCGTCGCAAAGCACAAGCTCGGTGCTCCAGTCTTCGGAAATCTGTTCCAGGCCGAGTACGACGACTACGTGCCAATTCTCAACAAGCAACTCGGAGCATGA
- the F40A3.7 gene encoding G-protein coupled receptors family 1 profile domain-containing protein (Confirmed by transcript evidence) gives MSANFSHLCLTDEQQRMSGTNLEYNLQRYFYPALAIFGILGNVLNLTVLLNRSMRSRANSFLAVLAFADIIFLFLLFPNILANYSFFTFNWYFRWFYLHSKVHLISLANWCSSVAHWCVIAVCGDRLLGIQNPLYARATWRWWKLPLVTTIIVFTCGLLTCYQHFEYFCLVRSYCRETQLYSRCLPVNAEKWFGHRPNPFSQRYQSFIAICKLAHIFLMIILPIILLLFLNLTLLWALRKRQKHLSIGKDFNADRRQNDVHMQKTEHRVTLTVTFIVTMFTLTNGPSALVHLVMYATHEELYDLTMISSTLVICGKASNFILFCLGSKHFRLRLLKLTRKKINRKIDSITGSLVHTTKLSTASSRRTSMPIQEKKRSSSCAPLVAKNRALSTVETIYQPLLNGNRKGDF, from the exons atgtctGCGAATTTCTCGCATCTATGCCTAACCGATGAGCAGCAGAGAATGTCGGGTACCAATTTGGAATACAATTTACAAAG GTACTTCTACCCAGCGTTAGCAATATTCGGAATTCTAGGAAACGTACTCAACCTGACAGTTCTGCTAAATCGAAGCATGAGGAGTCGAGCCAATTCGTTTCTAGCAGTTTTGGCATTTGCTgacattatttttctatttctcctGTTTCCAAATATTCTCGCGAACtactcatttttcacatttaattGGTATTTTCGGTGGTTCTACTTGCACTCAAAG GTTCACCTGATCTCTCTAGCAAACTGGTGTTCGTCTGTGGCGCATTGGTGCGTAATAGCAGTGTGTGGTGATCGGCTTCTTGGAATTCAGAACCCACTTTATGCGCGAGCGACTTGGAGATG gtgGAAACTCCCACTTGTTACCACAATCATCGTCTTCACATGTGGTCTTCTCACATGCTACCAGCATTTCGAATATTTCTGCTTAGTCAGATCTTACTGCCGCGAGACTCAACTCTATTCGAGGTGCCTTCCTGTGAATGCAGA aaaatggttTGGCCACCGCCCTAACCCGTTCTCCCAGCGATACCAGAGTTTTATTGCAATTTGCAAGTTGGCTCATATCTTCCTTATGATTATTCTCCCCATTATTCTTTTATTATTCCTTAACTTGACACTTCTTTGGGCGTTGAGAAAACGTCAGAAGCATTTGTCAATTGGAAAGGATTTTAATGCGGatag acgacAAAACGACGTTCACATGCAAAAAACTGAGCACAGAGTCACGTTAACCGTAACGTTTATTGTGACAATGTTCACATTAACTAATGGGCCATCAGCTCTCGTGCATCTAGTAATGTATGCAACTCATGAGGAGCTCTATGATTTGACTATGATTTCCAG TACTCTTGTAATTTGTGGAAAGGCTTCTAACTTCATCCTCTTTTGCCTCGGCTCCAAACACTTCAGACTCCGGCTGCTCAAGCTGACTCGAAAGAAGATAAACCGAAAAATAG attctatcACTGGTTCACTTGTTCATACGACAAAACTTAGCACGGCTTCATCCAGACGTACTTCAATGCCAATTCAAGAGAAAAAACGATCATCATCGTGTGCTCCACTGGTAGCCAAGAACAGGGCTCTAAGCACTGTCGAAACAATTTATCAACCACTTTTGAATGGGAATCGAAAAggagatttttga
- the F40A3.3 gene encoding Phosphatidylethanolamine-binding protein (Confirmed by transcript evidence), translating into MISHRMVVLVTRSLLPALFFASRAPFAAATTSARFQRGLATMAAEAFTKHEVIPDVLASNPPSKVVSVKFNSGVEANLGNVLTPTQVKDTPEVKWDAEPGALYTLIKTDPDAPSRKEPTYREWHHWLVVNIPGNDIAKGDTLSEYIGAGPPPKTGLHRYVYLIYKQSGRIEDAEHGRLTNTSGDKRGGWKAADFVAKHKLGAPVFGNLFQAEYDDYVPILNKQLGA; encoded by the exons ATGATTTCTCATCG gaTGGTCGTCCTGGTAACGAGATCTCTGCTCCCCGCCTTATTTTTTGCTTCTAGAGCTCCATTCGCTGCCGCAACTACTTCTGCTAGATTCCAAAG aGGTCTCGCTACAATGGCCGCCGAAGCATTCACCAAACACGAGGTCATTCCAGACGTTCTCGCTTCCAACCCACCATCCAAGGTTGTGTCTGTCAAGTTCAACTCTGGCGTCgag gcTAATCTTGGAAACGTTCTCACTCCAACCCAAGTAAAGGATACTCCAGAAGTAAAATGGGATGCTGAGCCAGGAGCACTCTACACTCTCATCAAGACGGATCCAGATGCTCCATCTCGCAAAGAGCCAACCTACCGAGAGTGGCATCACTGGCTCGTCGTCAACATTCCAGGAAACGACATTGCCAAAGGAGACACTCTTTCCGAGTACATCGGCGCCGGACCACCACCAAAAACTGGACTCCATCGTTACGTTTACCTGATCTACAAGCAATCTGGACGCATCGAAGATGCCGAGCACGGACGTCTAACCAACACTTCCGGAGACAAAAGAGGAGGATGGAAGGCTGCCGATTTCGTCGCAAAGCACAAGCTCGGTGCTCCAGTCTTCGGAAATCTGTTCCAGGCCGAGTACGACGACTACGTGCCAATTCTCAACAAGCAACTCGGAGCATGA
- the F40A3.2 gene encoding EGF-like domain-containing protein (Confirmed by transcript evidence), with product MLRRILLSAILIVLVACVLRKKKPCINGTPEGDRCYCIEGWTGTLCHRKMYCSGFERLQNGSCIECELGWAGTDCDIIDCHGNGMPNYDLTECTCTVPYSGKYCEIADTKDIYKWYNNFTSSIGPIGILTIIPLALIYMCCEHFAKKRQLRRVEQHLNGVYITTGRKQVDKMLVKGLLEASDDEKSVKSVKIAADSGKEDKDKEEEEVIKMRNSATTSEKKALLADPADM from the exons ATGCTTCGGAGGATTCTTCTCTCCGCTATACTAATTGTTTTAGTAGCCTGCGTTCTCCGCAAGAAGAAGCCATGTATCAATGGAACTCCTGAAG GTGACCGCTGTTACTGTATCGAAGGCTGGACGGGTACACTATGCCATCGCAAAATGTACTGTTCTGGATTCGAACGCCTTCAGAATGGAAGTTGTATTGAGTGTGAACTCGGATGGGCGGGTACCGATTGTGACATCATTGACTGTCATGGAAATGGAATGCCAAATTATGACTTGACCGAATGCACGTGTACCGTACCATATTCTGGAAAGTATTGCGAGATTGCTGACACTAAAGATATTTACAAATGGTACAATAACTTCACGTCAAGCATCGGTCCTATTGgaattttaacaattattCCATTGGCTTTGATTTATATGT GTTGTGAGCACTTTGCCAAGAAGCGTCAGCTCCGTCGTGTTGAGCAACATCTAAATGGTGTCTATATTACCACCGGAAGAAAACAGGTTGACAAAATGCTTGTCAAGGGTCTCCTTGAAGCATCCGACGATGAAAAATCCGTGAAGTCAGTGAAAATAGCAGCGGATTCTGGAAAAGAGGACAAGGACAAAGAAGAAG AAGAAGtcataaaaatgagaaattcagCAACGACCAGCGAGAAGAAGGCTCTGCTCGCCGATCCTGCCGATATGTAA
- the F40A3.3 gene encoding Phosphatidylethanolamine-binding protein homolog F40A3.3 (Confirmed by transcript evidence) → MAAEAFTKHEVIPDVLASNPPSKVVSVKFNSGVEANLGNVLTPTQVKDTPEVKWDAEPGALYTLIKTDPDAPSRKEPTYREWHHWLVVNIPGNDIAKGDTLSEYIGAGPPPKTGLHRYVYLIYKQSGRIEDAEHGRLTNTSGDKRGGWKAADFVAKHKLGAPVFGNLFQAEYDDYVPILNKQLGA, encoded by the exons ATGGCCGCCGAAGCATTCACCAAACACGAGGTCATTCCAGACGTTCTCGCTTCCAACCCACCATCCAAGGTTGTGTCTGTCAAGTTCAACTCTGGCGTCgag gcTAATCTTGGAAACGTTCTCACTCCAACCCAAGTAAAGGATACTCCAGAAGTAAAATGGGATGCTGAGCCAGGAGCACTCTACACTCTCATCAAGACGGATCCAGATGCTCCATCTCGCAAAGAGCCAACCTACCGAGAGTGGCATCACTGGCTCGTCGTCAACATTCCAGGAAACGACATTGCCAAAGGAGACACTCTTTCCGAGTACATCGGCGCCGGACCACCACCAAAAACTGGACTCCATCGTTACGTTTACCTGATCTACAAGCAATCTGGACGCATCGAAGATGCCGAGCACGGACGTCTAACCAACACTTCCGGAGACAAAAGAGGAGGATGGAAGGCTGCCGATTTCGTCGCAAAGCACAAGCTCGGTGCTCCAGTCTTCGGAAATCTGTTCCAGGCCGAGTACGACGACTACGTGCCAATTCTCAACAAGCAACTCGGAGCATGA
- the F40A3.1 gene encoding Conserved secreted protein (Confirmed by transcript evidence), with product MRSQLRNSLNVVAVIILLLPTATWQNHLEINDWELIGSRTYSWKGNEVLRCKHWDKVAIRWHLSTCTEHGVCDGGTNVDYATRAQNWTEMPVWRNAFTYVQIPGQLQKTKFLRLGLTGYDSRKTQLEAFSPLKIDVDWRWQVTRDGCNNFVVRMSAMSMINEKMRPKLERFCRLFDKDHFVDCTNL from the exons ATGCGGAGCCAGCTTCGAAATTCTTTGAACGTCGTTGCAGTCATAATACTTCTTTTACCAACCGCCACGTGGCAAAATCATCTAGAA atcaatgaCTGGGAACTAATTGGAAGCAGAACATATTCTTGGAAAGGAAACGAAGTATTAAGATGTAAACATTGGGATAAAGTTGCAATCAGATGGCACTTATCAACATGTACCGAACATGGAGTTTGCGATGGAGGAACCAATGTGGATTACGCTACTCGAGCCCAAAACTGGACCGAGATGCCAGTTTGGAGAAATGCGTTCACCTATGTGCAGATTCCGGGTCAACTGCAG aaaacaaaatttctacgACTAGGTCTTACTGGCTACGACAGTAGGAAAACCCAACTCGAAGCATTTTCACCACTAAAAATTGATGTGGATTGGAGATGGCAAGTTACTCGGGACGGATGCAATAATTTCGTTGTCAG aatgtccgCAATGAGCATGATCAACGAAAAAATGCGTCCAAAATTGGAGCGATTCTGCCGTCTCTTTGACAAAGACCATTTCGTAGATTGTACTAATCTCtag
- the F40A3.6 gene encoding uncharacterized protein (Confirmed by transcript evidence), translated as MSEYLGWHNRKPAAGSRGNSSFDRDIVPGGAHTKSYESYVKNIFHPTNRLRAKDKDQLVRDHGLSATSMLRAEREFGRSALDDKYDREHFFEKMPLESLYAELGLKNPAASNYRSFQVYEPKSSSEYFAASYEAERERRKKDLERELASYDKEDYEDFTGEPKKNLYSSISSYRPPLSSYKSREDEEYEKNNRKTLIDYKDFDSSPLSPYLYQSHPYVRSQDSRIIGSNFVQLTSRPKDKFISKIEETLAMVRDMPRY; from the exons ATGTCCGAATACCTTGGATGGCATAACCGTAAGCCGGCCGCTGGAAGTAgaggaaattcaagttttgatcGAGATATTGTGCCCGGTGGGGCTCACACAAAGAGCTACGAGAGCTATGTcaagaatatttttcatccAACGAATCGTCTCAGAGCAAAA GATAAGGATCAACTGGTGCGAGACCACGGATTGTCAGCCACTAGCATGTTGAGAGCTGAACGTGAGTTCGGAAGAAGTGCTCTTGACGACAAGTACGATAGAGAGCACTTCTTCGAGAAAATGCCTCTCGAGAGTCTCTACGCCGAGTTGGGGCTCAAAAATCCAGcg GCTTCGAACTACCGTAGTTTCCAAGTATATGAGCCAAAATCATCGTCAGAATATTTTGCGGCAAGTTACGAGGCTGAACGTGAAAGACGAAAGAAGGATTTGGAACGGGAATTGGCTTCATATGATAAGGAAGATTACGAGGACTTTACCGGAGAGCCAAAGAAAAACTTGTATTCGAGCATTTCAAGCTATAGACCA ccacTGAGCAGCTACAAGTCTCGCGAAGATgaggaatatgaaaaaaacaatagaaaaacgCTTATTGATTATAAGGATTTTGACAG CTCCCCACTCTCCCCATACCTCTACCAATCCCACCCTTACGTTCGCAGTCAAGACTCAAGAATCATCGGATCCAACTTTGTGCAGCTAACTTCCCGCCCGAAAGACaaatttatctcaaaaattgaggaGACCTTGGCTATGGTCCGTGATATGCCAAgatattaa